The following proteins are co-located in the Bombus pascuorum chromosome 3, iyBomPasc1.1, whole genome shotgun sequence genome:
- the LOC132905663 gene encoding alanine--tRNA ligase, mitochondrial isoform X1 yields MNHILSVRMYSSGTVSAIQKSAKLIRNEFLDYFKKDLGHTFIRSSPVISYNDHTIAFVNAGMNQFKGIFLDYYNPPAMKVTNSQKCIRISGKHNDLNIVGNDSHHHTFFEMLGSWSFGSYFKEEACRYAWNLLTKHYGINEQCLYVTYFGGDERLELEPDLECKDIWLSIGIREDKVLPFGLQENFWEMGISGPCGPCTEIHIDHTKQLRNRCMQINKGYTDLTELWNIVFIQYERLSNGTIVPLPKHYVDTGMGFERLVTVLQGKQSNYDTDIFQPFFKTIQKYTKAPEYKGKFYNDKNELDSGYRILADHSRMITVALADGVIPEQSNKLRKIIRKSIDVSEKVFKKQGILSELSYIVVENLGDVYPELQENLKKVQKIIEFEEELYKRLKHNCCEQWTKIVKTYPQLSSITEQLTPGLGDGYKYLQHVLNNLKASNVLSGSVAFKLYDTYGLSVETITELAKIESLYFDKVAFQKELESQKNRSRIGLEKSSITNIKKSLEILEENCIPKTDDSFKYKCVLNGNNYEFPKIESKIMAIIINDNTIINKANENTNKNIHSTVNETITNYNAKSDKNKIGLILDKTLCYSTQGGQMSDKATICSKNWNFNVYDVKKINGYVIHYGKFVQIDLRKWIEEIRIKDDCLVSIEPEFRTGVMQHHTATHLLHAAIQQIMQAVYLRNSTIIPHSLKCQFNSFGEDLSFKQLKEIEELINNVIIANVPVTTKILNALELLAESSVTLIPGEIYFYKDIRLIEINFHDLKSKEACCGTHVLKTGELKYFCFLNYFSKGASNFTLEATVGSLASSAKLAGENIHYKILDLENKLKNGKVTHKTFKTISKEIESEIKTANRIPIPYLIKEECLMKLEDLDKIFHIQMQEIKKYSRKQKGMD; encoded by the exons atgAATCACATTTTATCAGTACGAATGTATAGTTCTGGTACTGTATCTGCAATACAAAAAAGTGCAAAATTAAtcagaaatgaatttttggactattttaaaaaagatttggGGCATACTTTTATTCGATCAAGCCctgttatttcatataatgatCATACAATAGCATTTGTTAATGCTGGCATGAACCAA tttaaagGAATTTTTTTAGATTATTACAATCCGCCTGCAATGAAAGTTACAAAttcacaaaaatgtataagaaTCAGTGGAAAACATAATGATCTGAATATAGTTGGAAATGATAGCCATCATCACACATTTTTTGAAATGTTAGGAAGCTGGTCTTTTGGGAGTTACTTTAAA GAAGAAGCTTGTCGTTATGCTTGGAATTTATTAACGAAACATTATGGTATTAATGAACAATGTTTATATGTAACATATTTTGGTGGAGATGAAAGATTGGAATTGGAACCTGATTTAGAATGTAAAGATATTTGGTTAAGTATAGGTATTAGGGAAGATAAAGTTCTTCCATTTGGATTACAAGAGAATTTTTGGGAAATGGGTATTTCAGGACCATGTGGTCCTTGTACAGAAATACATATAGATCATACAAAGCAATTAAGAAATCGGTGTATGCAAATTAACAAGGGTTACACAGATCTCACTGAACTATGGAACATAGTCTTTATACAATATGAACG ATTATCAAATGGTACAATAGTACCTCTACCAAAACATTATGTTGATACAGGCATGGGATTTGAAAGACTAGTTACAGTATTACAAGGAAAACAATCTAATTACGatacagatatttttcaaccattttttaaaactattcaaaaatacacaaaagcaCCAGAATATAaaggtaaattttataatgacAAAAATGAACTTGATAGTGGATATAGAATTTTGGCAGATCATAGCAGAATGATTACTGTAGCTTTAGCAGACGGAGTTATACCAGAACAAAg TAATAAACTtaggaaaataataagaaaatcaaTTGATGTTAgtgaaaaagtatttaaaaaacaggGAATACTTTCTGAACTCTCATATATTGTAGTAGAAAATTTAGGTGATGTTTATCCAGAATTGcaggaaaatttaaaaaag gtGCAAAAGATAATAGAATTTGaagaagaattatataaaagattaaagCATAATTGTTGCGAACAGTGgacaaaaattgttaaaacatATCCTCAATTGAGTTCGATTACTGAACAACTGACTCCTGGACTTGGAGATGGATACAAGTACCTTCAACATGTACTTAATAACTT AAAAGCAAGTAATGTATTATCAGGAAGTGTTGCTTTCAAGTTATATGACACATATGGTTTAAGTGTAGAAACAATTACTGAACTAGCAAAGATCGAATCTCTATATTTTGATAAAGTAGCTTTCCAGAAAGAATTAGAATCTCAAAAAAATCGGTCTAGAATCGGCCTTGAAAAGAGTAGTATAACAAACATAAAGAAATCTTTAGAAATACTTGAAGAAAATTGTATACCTAAAACTGATGACAGCTTTAAATATAAGTGTGTTCTTAATGGAAATAATTATGAGTTTCctaaaattgaaagtaaaattatggcaataattataaatg ataatacaataataaacaaagcaaatgaaaatacaaacaaaaatatacattcaACTGTTAATGAgacaattacaaattacaatgcaaaatcagataaaaataaaattggacTTATATTGGATAAAACATTATGTTATTCAACACAGGGTGGTCAAATGTCAGACAAGGCTACCATCTGTtcaaaaaattggaattttaatgtatacgatgtgaagaaaattaatgggtatgttatacattatggaaaatttgtacaaattgaTTTGAG AAAATGGATTgaagaaataagaattaaaGATGATTGTTTGGTTTCCATTGAACCTGAATTTCGTACAGGAGTAATGCAACATCATACTGCAACACATTTATTACATGCAGCAATACAACAAATTATGCAAGCAGTTTATTTACGGAATTCTACTATTATTCCACACAGCTTAAAATGTCAATTTAATTCATTCGGAGAAGATCTTTCTTTTAAgcaattgaaagaaattgaagaacttataaataatgttataatagCTAATGTCCCAGTtactacaaaaatattaaatgcttTGGAATTATTAGCAGAAAGTTCTGTAACATTAATACCaggagaaatttatttttataaggATATTAGGCtcatagaaattaattttcatgatTTAAAATCAAA AGAAGCATGTTGTGGTACACATGTATTGAAAACAggagaattaaaatatttttgttttctcaaTTATTTCTCAAAAGGAGCATCAAATTTTACTCTTGAAGCAACTGTAGGATCACTTGCATCGTCTGCCAAATTGGCAGgtgaaaatatacattataaaattttggatttagaaaacaaattgaaaaatggaaaagtaacacataaaacatttaaaacaattagTAAAGAGATTGAGAGTGAAATAAAAACTGCCAATAGAATACCAATACCATATCTTATTAAAGAAGAGtgtttaatgaaattagaagatttagataaaatttttcacatacaaatgcaagaaataaaaaa GTATTCAAGGAAACAAAAAGGGATGGATTGA
- the LOC132905663 gene encoding alanine--tRNA ligase, mitochondrial isoform X2, which produces MKVTNSQKCIRISGKHNDLNIVGNDSHHHTFFEMLGSWSFGSYFKEEACRYAWNLLTKHYGINEQCLYVTYFGGDERLELEPDLECKDIWLSIGIREDKVLPFGLQENFWEMGISGPCGPCTEIHIDHTKQLRNRCMQINKGYTDLTELWNIVFIQYERLSNGTIVPLPKHYVDTGMGFERLVTVLQGKQSNYDTDIFQPFFKTIQKYTKAPEYKGKFYNDKNELDSGYRILADHSRMITVALADGVIPEQSNKLRKIIRKSIDVSEKVFKKQGILSELSYIVVENLGDVYPELQENLKKVQKIIEFEEELYKRLKHNCCEQWTKIVKTYPQLSSITEQLTPGLGDGYKYLQHVLNNLKASNVLSGSVAFKLYDTYGLSVETITELAKIESLYFDKVAFQKELESQKNRSRIGLEKSSITNIKKSLEILEENCIPKTDDSFKYKCVLNGNNYEFPKIESKIMAIIINDNTIINKANENTNKNIHSTVNETITNYNAKSDKNKIGLILDKTLCYSTQGGQMSDKATICSKNWNFNVYDVKKINGYVIHYGKFVQIDLRKWIEEIRIKDDCLVSIEPEFRTGVMQHHTATHLLHAAIQQIMQAVYLRNSTIIPHSLKCQFNSFGEDLSFKQLKEIEELINNVIIANVPVTTKILNALELLAESSVTLIPGEIYFYKDIRLIEINFHDLKSKEACCGTHVLKTGELKYFCFLNYFSKGASNFTLEATVGSLASSAKLAGENIHYKILDLENKLKNGKVTHKTFKTISKEIESEIKTANRIPIPYLIKEECLMKLEDLDKIFHIQMQEIKKYSRKQKGMD; this is translated from the exons ATGAAAGTTACAAAttcacaaaaatgtataagaaTCAGTGGAAAACATAATGATCTGAATATAGTTGGAAATGATAGCCATCATCACACATTTTTTGAAATGTTAGGAAGCTGGTCTTTTGGGAGTTACTTTAAA GAAGAAGCTTGTCGTTATGCTTGGAATTTATTAACGAAACATTATGGTATTAATGAACAATGTTTATATGTAACATATTTTGGTGGAGATGAAAGATTGGAATTGGAACCTGATTTAGAATGTAAAGATATTTGGTTAAGTATAGGTATTAGGGAAGATAAAGTTCTTCCATTTGGATTACAAGAGAATTTTTGGGAAATGGGTATTTCAGGACCATGTGGTCCTTGTACAGAAATACATATAGATCATACAAAGCAATTAAGAAATCGGTGTATGCAAATTAACAAGGGTTACACAGATCTCACTGAACTATGGAACATAGTCTTTATACAATATGAACG ATTATCAAATGGTACAATAGTACCTCTACCAAAACATTATGTTGATACAGGCATGGGATTTGAAAGACTAGTTACAGTATTACAAGGAAAACAATCTAATTACGatacagatatttttcaaccattttttaaaactattcaaaaatacacaaaagcaCCAGAATATAaaggtaaattttataatgacAAAAATGAACTTGATAGTGGATATAGAATTTTGGCAGATCATAGCAGAATGATTACTGTAGCTTTAGCAGACGGAGTTATACCAGAACAAAg TAATAAACTtaggaaaataataagaaaatcaaTTGATGTTAgtgaaaaagtatttaaaaaacaggGAATACTTTCTGAACTCTCATATATTGTAGTAGAAAATTTAGGTGATGTTTATCCAGAATTGcaggaaaatttaaaaaag gtGCAAAAGATAATAGAATTTGaagaagaattatataaaagattaaagCATAATTGTTGCGAACAGTGgacaaaaattgttaaaacatATCCTCAATTGAGTTCGATTACTGAACAACTGACTCCTGGACTTGGAGATGGATACAAGTACCTTCAACATGTACTTAATAACTT AAAAGCAAGTAATGTATTATCAGGAAGTGTTGCTTTCAAGTTATATGACACATATGGTTTAAGTGTAGAAACAATTACTGAACTAGCAAAGATCGAATCTCTATATTTTGATAAAGTAGCTTTCCAGAAAGAATTAGAATCTCAAAAAAATCGGTCTAGAATCGGCCTTGAAAAGAGTAGTATAACAAACATAAAGAAATCTTTAGAAATACTTGAAGAAAATTGTATACCTAAAACTGATGACAGCTTTAAATATAAGTGTGTTCTTAATGGAAATAATTATGAGTTTCctaaaattgaaagtaaaattatggcaataattataaatg ataatacaataataaacaaagcaaatgaaaatacaaacaaaaatatacattcaACTGTTAATGAgacaattacaaattacaatgcaaaatcagataaaaataaaattggacTTATATTGGATAAAACATTATGTTATTCAACACAGGGTGGTCAAATGTCAGACAAGGCTACCATCTGTtcaaaaaattggaattttaatgtatacgatgtgaagaaaattaatgggtatgttatacattatggaaaatttgtacaaattgaTTTGAG AAAATGGATTgaagaaataagaattaaaGATGATTGTTTGGTTTCCATTGAACCTGAATTTCGTACAGGAGTAATGCAACATCATACTGCAACACATTTATTACATGCAGCAATACAACAAATTATGCAAGCAGTTTATTTACGGAATTCTACTATTATTCCACACAGCTTAAAATGTCAATTTAATTCATTCGGAGAAGATCTTTCTTTTAAgcaattgaaagaaattgaagaacttataaataatgttataatagCTAATGTCCCAGTtactacaaaaatattaaatgcttTGGAATTATTAGCAGAAAGTTCTGTAACATTAATACCaggagaaatttatttttataaggATATTAGGCtcatagaaattaattttcatgatTTAAAATCAAA AGAAGCATGTTGTGGTACACATGTATTGAAAACAggagaattaaaatatttttgttttctcaaTTATTTCTCAAAAGGAGCATCAAATTTTACTCTTGAAGCAACTGTAGGATCACTTGCATCGTCTGCCAAATTGGCAGgtgaaaatatacattataaaattttggatttagaaaacaaattgaaaaatggaaaagtaacacataaaacatttaaaacaattagTAAAGAGATTGAGAGTGAAATAAAAACTGCCAATAGAATACCAATACCATATCTTATTAAAGAAGAGtgtttaatgaaattagaagatttagataaaatttttcacatacaaatgcaagaaataaaaaa GTATTCAAGGAAACAAAAAGGGATGGATTGA
- the LOC132905674 gene encoding phosphatidylglycerophosphatase and protein-tyrosine phosphatase 1 isoform X3, whose amino-acid sequence MMSPVAMFARLTFYPTLFYNVLMEKISSRNWYDRIDDTVILGALPFRSMTRQLINEENVRGVISMNEDYELQLFSNTEKEWKNNNVEFLQLSVTDIFQSPSQNKLQLGVNFINKFHDVPTELNNSTNADKTYPKTVYVHCKAGRTRSATLVGCYLMMKNQWAPEEAVAYMQQKRPHILLHTKQWNALRLFHNNHIKK is encoded by the exons ATGATGAGTCCAG tGGCAATGTTTGCGAGGTTGACATTTTATCCAACGCTTTTCTATAATGTATTAATGGAAAAAATTTCGTCAAGAAATTGGTACGATAGAATTGATGACACTGTTATATTAGGTGCTCTACCATTTCGAAGTATGACCAGACag ttaataaacgaagaaaatgtcCGAGGTGTTATTTCAATGAATGAAGATTATGAATTACAGTTGTTTTCTAATACTGagaag gaatggaaaaataataatgtggAATTTTTACAACTATCTGTaacagatatttttcaatcacCTTCACAAAACAAATTACAACTTggagtaaattttattaacaaatttcatgATGTTCCGactgaattaaataattctactAATGCTGATAAAACTTATCCTAAAACTGTTTATGTTCATTGTAAAGCAGGAAGAACACGCAGTGCAACATTAGTTGGATGCTACTTAATGATG AAAAATCAATGGGCTCCAGAGGAAGCAGTAGCATATATGCAACAAAAAAGACCTCACATATTATTACACACCAAACAGTGGAATGCATTAAGACTTTTTCATAACAaccatataaaaaaataa
- the LOC132905674 gene encoding phosphatidylglycerophosphatase and protein-tyrosine phosphatase 1 isoform X2 produces MMSPGNVTPKFRDIFNIATKDILRWFPGHMVAMFARLTFYPTLFYNVLMEKISSRNWYDRIDDTVILGALPFRSMTRQLINEENVRGVISMNEDYELQLFSNTEKEWKNNNVEFLQLSVTDIFQSPSQNKLQLGVNFINKFHDVPTELNNSTNADKTYPKTVYVHCKAGRTRSATLVGCYLMMKNQWAPEEAVAYMQQKRPHILLHTKQWNALRLFHNNHIKK; encoded by the exons ATGATGAGTCCAGGTAATGTAACACCCAAATTTCGTGATATTTTCAACATAGCaacaaaagatatattaaGATGGTTCCCTGGACATATGG tGGCAATGTTTGCGAGGTTGACATTTTATCCAACGCTTTTCTATAATGTATTAATGGAAAAAATTTCGTCAAGAAATTGGTACGATAGAATTGATGACACTGTTATATTAGGTGCTCTACCATTTCGAAGTATGACCAGACag ttaataaacgaagaaaatgtcCGAGGTGTTATTTCAATGAATGAAGATTATGAATTACAGTTGTTTTCTAATACTGagaag gaatggaaaaataataatgtggAATTTTTACAACTATCTGTaacagatatttttcaatcacCTTCACAAAACAAATTACAACTTggagtaaattttattaacaaatttcatgATGTTCCGactgaattaaataattctactAATGCTGATAAAACTTATCCTAAAACTGTTTATGTTCATTGTAAAGCAGGAAGAACACGCAGTGCAACATTAGTTGGATGCTACTTAATGATG AAAAATCAATGGGCTCCAGAGGAAGCAGTAGCATATATGCAACAAAAAAGACCTCACATATTATTACACACCAAACAGTGGAATGCATTAAGACTTTTTCATAACAaccatataaaaaaataa
- the LOC132905674 gene encoding mitochondrial GTPase 1 isoform X1 codes for MMSPGNVTPKFRDIFNIATKDILRWFPGHMGKGLKNMQKQLKNVDCIIEVHDARIPVSGHYADYSNTLTGLKPHIFVLNKMDLTDMKFKNSIIENLNQKGLSNILFTSFRNVKCEGVKELLPLAQKLIKESNRHNRAQESSFQIMIIGVPNVGKSSLINRLRNNILHKSSAVQVGGIAGITRSVSTRVKVSEKPDIYVLDTPGILTPNIDNIYTGLKLALVGCMQDHLIGPEILADFLLFWLNKQKRFEYVKKLELTEPHDNISYILVYIAAKLKKTLRIKNYDGKIIIKPDLRFAAEHFLSLFRKGELGYYCLDEDLLLSK; via the coding sequence ATGATGAGTCCAGGTAATGTAACACCCAAATTTCGTGATATTTTCAACATAGCaacaaaagatatattaaGATGGTTCCCTGGACATATGGGCAAAGGCTTAAAAAACATGCAAAAACAGTTAAAAAACGTAGATTGTATCATTGAAGTTCATGATGCAAGAATTCCAGTTTCTGGACATTATGCAGATTACAGCAACACATTGACTGGATTAAAACctcatatttttgtattaaacaaaatggatttaactgatatgaaatttaagaactctataatagaaaatttaaatcaaaagGGATTATCtaacatattatttactagttttagaaatgtaaaatgtGAAGGTGTTAAAGAATTATTACCTTTAgcacaaaaattaattaaggaATCAAATCGCCATAACAGAGCACAAGAGTCTTCATTTCAAATAATGATCATTGGCGTTCCAAATGTAGGAAAATCATCACTTATCAATcgtttaagaaataatattcttcatAAAAGTAGTGCTGTGCAAGTTGGTGGTATTGCTGGCATTACACGATCTGTATCAACACGAGTGAAAGTATCAGAAAAACCAGATATCTATGTTTTAGATACACCAGGAATTTTAACTCCCAACATAGATAATATCTATACAGGCTTAAAATTAGCATTAGTTGGTTGTATGCAAGATCATTTAATAGGTCCAGAAATATTggcagactttttattattttggctaaataaacagaaacgatttgaatatgttaaaaaattagaattaacaGAACCACATGATAATATATCGTACATTCTTGTATATATTGcagcaaaattgaaaaagacgttaagaataaagaattatgatggtaaaataattataaagcCAGATTTAAGGTTTGCAGCagaacattttctttctttattcagAAAAGGAGAATTAGGCTATTATTGTTTAGATGAAGATTTATTACTGTCAAAATGA